In Halobaculum sp. XH14, a single genomic region encodes these proteins:
- a CDS encoding Nif3-like dinuclear metal center hexameric protein — protein sequence MDRSEFLARLDAELDTDAYADLDASPNGLQVGSADGEIDHVAFAVDASVATAEAAIEAGADALVTHHGVVWGGLDRVTGRAYDRIAPLVREDVALYVSHLPLDGHQDLGNAAGVADLLDLADREPFGELGPEYVGQRGTLPEPRTADDVAATLDESLDHAGEGVQVLEFGPNRVEDVAVLTGSGTDWLGEAVEVGADALVTGEGKGKVYHEAREAGLTVFLAGHYATETFGVRSLRALAEEWGLETTYVDHPTGL from the coding sequence ATGGACCGCTCGGAGTTCCTCGCCCGACTCGACGCGGAACTGGACACCGACGCGTACGCCGACCTCGACGCCAGCCCGAACGGGCTCCAGGTCGGGTCCGCGGACGGGGAGATCGACCACGTCGCGTTCGCCGTCGACGCCTCGGTGGCGACCGCCGAGGCCGCAATCGAGGCCGGCGCGGACGCGCTCGTGACCCACCACGGCGTCGTCTGGGGCGGGCTGGATCGGGTGACTGGGCGCGCCTACGATCGGATCGCGCCGCTGGTCCGCGAGGACGTCGCGCTGTACGTCTCGCACCTCCCGCTCGACGGCCACCAGGACCTCGGCAACGCCGCGGGCGTGGCGGACCTGCTCGACCTGGCGGACCGGGAGCCGTTCGGCGAACTCGGTCCCGAGTACGTCGGTCAGCGCGGCACGTTGCCCGAGCCGAGAACGGCTGACGACGTCGCCGCGACGCTCGACGAGAGTCTGGACCACGCGGGGGAGGGCGTGCAGGTGCTCGAGTTCGGCCCCAACCGCGTCGAGGACGTCGCCGTCCTCACCGGCAGCGGAACGGACTGGCTGGGCGAGGCGGTCGAGGTCGGCGCGGACGCGCTCGTCACCGGCGAGGGGAAGGGGAAGGTGTATCACGAGGCGCGCGAGGCGGGACTCACCGTGTTCCTGGCGGGCCACTACGCGACCGAGACGTTCGGCGTTCGAAGCCTCCGGGCGCTCGCCGAGGAGTGGGGGCTGGAGACGACGTACGTCGACCACCCGACCGGGTTGTAG
- a CDS encoding SDR family NAD(P)-dependent oxidoreductase — protein sequence MSDDADAVEDGSAGDPAGAGSQTTEPVLYDDLSGQVALVTGANRGIGREIATNLRDLGATVYAGVRSVTYDLPDGVRRATLDVSQEGDVQDALNTVGEEAGRLDVLVNNAAVGGSGEPLHETRTADLDHAISVNLRGPTLLCKYALPPLLRQETPRIVNVSSGMGALDEPQSGGSPDYRITKTGLNGLTRYLDGEYGDQGLIANSVCPGWVRTEMGGEEADRSPAEGAATPTWLARFRDGPGGLFWRDRSVIEW from the coding sequence ATGAGCGACGACGCCGACGCAGTCGAGGACGGCAGCGCTGGCGACCCCGCAGGAGCCGGGTCGCAGACGACCGAGCCGGTGCTGTACGACGACCTCTCGGGACAGGTGGCGCTCGTGACGGGCGCGAACCGCGGCATCGGCCGCGAGATCGCCACGAACCTCCGCGACCTGGGCGCGACGGTGTACGCAGGCGTGCGGAGCGTCACCTACGACCTGCCGGACGGCGTCCGCCGCGCGACGCTGGACGTGAGCCAGGAGGGCGACGTGCAGGACGCGCTGAACACCGTCGGCGAGGAGGCGGGGCGGCTGGACGTCCTCGTCAACAACGCCGCAGTTGGGGGGTCCGGGGAGCCGCTTCACGAGACGCGGACGGCCGACCTCGACCACGCCATCTCGGTGAACCTCCGCGGGCCGACGCTGCTGTGCAAGTACGCGCTGCCGCCGCTGTTGAGACAGGAAACGCCGCGCATCGTGAACGTCTCCTCGGGCATGGGCGCGCTCGACGAGCCACAGTCGGGCGGGTCGCCGGACTATCGCATCACGAAGACCGGGTTGAACGGGTTGACGCGCTATCTCGACGGCGAGTACGGGGATCAGGGCCTGATCGCCAACTCGGTCTGTCCGGGCTGGGTCCGGACGGAGATGGGCGGCGAGGAGGCCGACCGGAGCCCGGCGGAGGGCGCGGCGACGCCGACGTGGCTGGCCCGGTTTCGGGACGGGCCGGGCGGGCTGTTCTGGCGCGACAGGTCCGTCATCGAGTGGTAG
- a CDS encoding Hsp20/alpha crystallin family protein, translating into MSQYVQYGYYDPYSQPMGTVPSGGVPGQSGTPGQPVGPAGPTSGGKPQRPQQAQPVPQPQQPQGPPPLAASGPPQPPAQLPPGAGPPGPTRMDVAEAGNPAAVGGGPPAGPAPARPPVTGPQATTGPERAPAEPAAQPLVDVMETPDEVIIIVDVPGYEEEEITIQADDSTLVIVAERAEEETGEEYRSVRAERPHRLEHLIQLPTTGNVDDASATHENGVCTVTIPKDGTDRREIGFH; encoded by the coding sequence ATGAGCCAGTACGTCCAGTACGGGTACTACGACCCGTACTCGCAACCGATGGGGACCGTCCCGTCCGGAGGGGTCCCGGGGCAGTCCGGGACGCCCGGTCAGCCGGTCGGTCCGGCGGGGCCGACCTCGGGCGGCAAGCCTCAGCGTCCACAGCAGGCCCAGCCCGTGCCGCAGCCACAGCAGCCGCAGGGACCGCCGCCGCTCGCAGCGTCCGGACCCCCACAGCCCCCGGCACAGCTACCGCCGGGAGCGGGACCGCCGGGGCCGACCCGGATGGACGTTGCGGAGGCGGGGAACCCCGCGGCGGTCGGCGGGGGCCCACCGGCTGGCCCGGCTCCCGCACGGCCGCCGGTCACCGGCCCCCAGGCGACCACGGGGCCCGAGCGAGCACCGGCCGAGCCCGCGGCACAGCCGCTCGTCGACGTCATGGAGACGCCGGACGAGGTGATCATCATCGTGGACGTCCCCGGGTACGAGGAGGAGGAGATCACCATCCAGGCCGACGATAGCACGCTCGTGATCGTCGCCGAGCGAGCCGAGGAGGAGACCGGCGAGGAGTACCGGAGCGTGCGCGCCGAGCGCCCCCACCGGCTCGAACATCTCATCCAGCTTCCCACCACCGGGAACGTCGACGACGCGAGCGCGACCCACGAGAACGGCGTCTGCACCGTCACCATCCCGAAGGACGGGACGGACCGGCGGGAGATCGGCTTCCACTGA
- a CDS encoding NUDIX hydrolase, with the protein MSTDDAGAASGPAGETEPDHENALQDVIAVDPDDEPEGLVNRLDAHTGDGIRHRAFTCLVFDGDGRLLLGQRAPGKRLWATYWDGTVASHPVEGQTQEEATRQRLAEELGVTPDQYDDLRVTDKFEYKRYFENAGLEWEVCSVLKVTLEDDALDPDEEEIAGLLWADYEHLHDHPEWYRQLRLCPWFEIAMRRDFE; encoded by the coding sequence ATGAGCACCGACGACGCCGGCGCGGCATCCGGCCCCGCGGGCGAGACGGAGCCGGACCACGAAAACGCCCTCCAGGACGTCATCGCGGTCGATCCGGACGACGAGCCGGAAGGGCTGGTGAACCGACTCGACGCCCACACCGGCGACGGCATCCGCCACCGGGCGTTCACCTGCCTCGTGTTCGACGGCGACGGGCGGCTCCTGCTCGGCCAGCGCGCGCCGGGCAAGCGCCTCTGGGCGACCTACTGGGACGGCACGGTCGCCTCCCACCCCGTCGAGGGCCAGACCCAGGAGGAGGCGACCCGCCAGCGCCTCGCGGAGGAGCTCGGCGTCACGCCGGACCAGTACGACGACCTGCGGGTGACGGACAAGTTCGAGTACAAGCGCTACTTCGAGAACGCCGGGCTGGAGTGGGAGGTCTGCTCGGTGCTGAAGGTGACCCTGGAGGACGACGCGCTCGACCCCGACGAGGAGGAGATCGCCGGCCTGCTCTGGGCCGACTACGAGCACCTCCACGACCACCCCGAGTGGTACCGTCAGCTACGCCTCTGCCCGTGGTTCGAGATCGCCATGCGCCGTGACTTCGAGTAG
- a CDS encoding deoxyhypusine synthase, whose protein sequence is MTDHDEDLEGGGADGHADHDGRDGHDGHAGHGSRREAFSHDPLGHAEVHGGMTVAELVEQYGHAGIGAESVHEAADVLAEMLGSDDCTVFLSLAGAMVPTGMRRVVADLIRDGHVDALVTTGANLTHDAIEAIGGKHHHGETHQEGMSLREHDEQLRDEEVDRIYNVYLPQEHFAEFESHLRAEVFEPLAERDGAVSIADLCAELGRANAAVNEREDIEEGPGVAAAAHEHDVPIYCPAVQDSVLGLQAWMYAQTSNLTLDALADMTPLTDLAFEADEAGCLLVGGGVPKNFTLQTMLVTPRAYDYAVQITMDPEATGGLSGATLEEARSWGKLETDARNASVYGDATVFLPLLVAATRERIGS, encoded by the coding sequence ATGACCGACCACGACGAGGATCTCGAGGGGGGTGGCGCCGACGGCCACGCCGACCACGACGGGCGGGATGGTCACGACGGCCACGCGGGCCACGGTTCCCGCCGCGAGGCGTTCTCGCACGACCCGCTCGGGCACGCCGAGGTCCACGGTGGCATGACGGTCGCCGAACTCGTCGAGCAGTACGGCCACGCCGGCATCGGCGCCGAGTCCGTCCACGAGGCCGCCGACGTGCTGGCCGAGATGCTGGGCAGCGACGACTGCACGGTGTTCCTCTCGCTGGCGGGCGCGATGGTGCCGACCGGGATGCGCCGCGTCGTCGCGGACCTCATCCGCGACGGGCACGTCGACGCGCTGGTGACGACCGGCGCGAACCTCACCCACGACGCCATCGAGGCCATCGGCGGCAAGCACCACCACGGCGAGACCCACCAGGAGGGCATGTCGCTCCGCGAGCACGACGAGCAGCTCCGGGACGAGGAGGTCGACCGCATCTACAACGTCTACCTCCCGCAGGAGCACTTCGCCGAGTTCGAGTCCCACCTCCGCGCGGAGGTGTTCGAGCCGCTGGCCGAGCGCGACGGCGCGGTCAGCATCGCCGACCTCTGTGCGGAACTCGGTCGTGCGAACGCCGCGGTCAACGAGCGTGAAGATATCGAGGAGGGCCCGGGCGTCGCGGCCGCGGCCCACGAACACGACGTGCCGATCTACTGCCCGGCGGTCCAGGACTCGGTGCTCGGGCTGCAAGCGTGGATGTACGCACAGACCTCGAACCTGACGCTCGACGCGCTCGCGGACATGACGCCGCTCACCGACCTCGCGTTCGAGGCCGACGAGGCGGGCTGTCTGCTCGTCGGCGGCGGCGTCCCGAAGAACTTCACGCTCCAGACGATGCTCGTCACGCCGCGCGCGTACGACTACGCCGTCCAGATCACGATGGACCCCGAGGCGACCGGGGGGCTCTCGGGCGCGACGCTGGAGGAGGCGCGCTCGTGGGGAAAACTGGAGACGGACGCCCGGAACGCCTCGGTCTACGGCGACGCGACGGTGTTCCTGCCGCTGCTGGTCGCGGCGACCCGCGAGCGGATCGGGTCGTAA
- a CDS encoding desampylase, whose amino-acid sequence MTSSSDAGPESRLLLPDPVRETLHERAAAGAPEEVCGVLVGERAPSDARRERADRVAAAVAVPNVADEPESRYELDPAETLGVIEDAESAGDDIVGFYHSHPRGPAEPSAIDRERATWPGHVYCILTRDGLAAYRWTGDEFRRLRVESS is encoded by the coding sequence GTGACTTCGAGTAGCGACGCCGGCCCCGAATCGAGGCTCCTTCTCCCCGATCCCGTCCGCGAGACGCTCCACGAGCGCGCCGCCGCCGGCGCGCCCGAGGAGGTCTGTGGCGTCCTCGTCGGCGAGCGCGCACCGTCCGATGCTCGGCGCGAGCGGGCCGACCGCGTCGCCGCGGCCGTCGCCGTCCCGAACGTCGCCGACGAGCCCGAATCGCGGTACGAACTCGACCCGGCCGAAACCCTCGGAGTCATCGAGGACGCGGAGTCGGCCGGCGACGACATCGTCGGCTTCTATCACAGCCACCCGCGCGGGCCGGCCGAGCCGTCCGCCATCGACCGCGAGCGAGCGACGTGGCCCGGCCACGTCTACTGCATCCTCACGCGGGACGGCCTGGCCGCCTACCGCTGGACCGGCGACGAATTCCGACGGCTCCGGGTCGAGTCGTCGTAG